In Deltaproteobacteria bacterium, the sequence CCCGGCTGCAGGAACGCCAGGTACACCGCGAGGTTGCACGGCGACCCGGAGTAGGGCTGGACGTTGGCGTGCTCGGCGCCGAACAGCGCCTTGGCGCGGTCGACCGCGAGCGTCTCGATCTGGTCGATGTACTGCTGTCCCTCGTAGTAGCGGCGGCCGGGGTAGCCCTCGCTGTACTTGTTGGTGAGCACCGACCCGGTCGCCTCCAAGACGGCGAACGACACGTAATTTTCCGACGGGATGAGCCGGATCGAATCGCGCTGGCGGCGCTGTTCGGCGGCGATGAGGTCGGCGAGGTCGGGGTCGGTCGCGCGCAGTGCGGTCGTCATGCGCGGCAGTGTAAACCCGTGCGGCCGACCGGAGCACGCCCCGGCGCGCTCCGTTTCGGCCGCGCGCGGTGCACAGCGGCGCGGGTTCGTGCCACTCTTGGCGGGCATGGTCGTGCCCGATCGCGAGCGATTCCGTGAGGCTGCGCGCCGCGGCAACCTGATCCCCGTCTACCGCGAGATCCTGGCCGACGGCGACACGCCGGTGTCCGCCTACGCCAAGCTCGGCGCGGGCGACTACAGCTTCTTGCTCGAGTCGGTGGTCGGCGGGCAGAAGTGGGCGGCCTACTCGTTCATCGGCGTCGAGCCGCGCGCCGTGCTGCGCTGCGGCGGCGGGCGCGCGCACGTCCACTGGCGCGACGTCGACGGCGCCGGCGAGGCGCGCACGGCGTCGTGGGACGCGCCCGATCCGACGGCGGCGCTGCGCGAGGTCATGGCGGAGTGGCGACCGGTGGCGACCGCCGGGCTGCCGCGGTTCTGGGGCGGCGCGGTCGGCTGGATCGGCTACGACTGCGTGCGCGCGTTCGAGGCGCTGCCGGCGGCGACCGACGACGACCTCGGCCTGCCCGAGCTGTGCGTCGTGCTCACCGACACGGTCGTCATCTTCGACAACCTGCGCCAGACCGTGAAGGTGGTCGCGACGCCCTACGTACCGCGCCCGGAGCTGGCCGATCGCGCGTACGACGGCGCGCGCGCGCGCATCGACGCGGTCGTCGCGCGCCTGCGCGGGCCGGCGGCCGAACTGCGCCCGCTCGACCCGCCGCCGCCGGCCGAGCGGGCGCTCCGGTGGGGCGGTATCGCCGAACCGCGGTCCTCGTTTCCGCGGGCGGCGTTCTGCGACGCGGTCGACCGCGCGCGCGAATACATCCTCGCGGGAGACGCGTTTCAGGTGGTGCTGTCGCAACGCTTCGAGGTGCCGCAGGCGGACGTCGACCCGCTCGATCTGTACCGCGCGCTGCGCGTGGTCAATCCGTCGCCGTACATGTTCCACCTGCAATTTCCCGAGGCGCGCGTCACCGGCGCGTCGCCCGAGACGCTGGTGCGCTGCGAGGCCGGGCGCGTCGAGCTGCGGCCGATCGCCGGCACGCGGCCGCGCGGCGACACGCCGGAGCGAGACGCGGAGCTGGCCGACGAGCTGCGCGCCGACCCGAAGGAGTGCGCCGAGCACCTGATGTTGATCGACCTGGGCCGCAACGACCTGGGGCGGGTGTGCGACACCGGCTCGGTCGCCGTCACCGAGCAGATGGCGATTGAGCGCTACTCGCACGTCATGCACATGGTGTCCAACGTGGTCGGCCGGCTGCGTCCCGGGCTCGGCTGGTACGACGTCCTGCGCGCGGCGTTTCCCGCGGGCACCCTCAGCGGTGCGCCGAAGGTGCGCGCGATGGAGATCATCGAGGAACTCGAGCCGCTGCGGCGCGGCATCTACGGCGGCGCCGTCGGCTACGTGTCGTACGCCGGCAACCTCGACCTCGCGATCGCGATCCGCACGCTGGTGGCCACCGGCGGTTCGATCTACGTGCAGGCGGGCGCCGGCGTCGTGTACGACTCGGAGCCGGAGCGCGAATACGAGGAGACGGTCGCCAAGGCGCGGGCGGTGCTGCGCGCCGTGGCGCTCGCGCGCGGCGAGCCCGCCGATGAGGGGGCGTGATGCTGCTCATCATCGACAACTACGACTCGTTTACCTACAACCTCGCCCAGTACTTCGGCCAACTCGGCCAGACCGTGCGCG encodes:
- the trpE gene encoding anthranilate synthase component I, whose product is MVVPDRERFREAARRGNLIPVYREILADGDTPVSAYAKLGAGDYSFLLESVVGGQKWAAYSFIGVEPRAVLRCGGGRAHVHWRDVDGAGEARTASWDAPDPTAALREVMAEWRPVATAGLPRFWGGAVGWIGYDCVRAFEALPAATDDDLGLPELCVVLTDTVVIFDNLRQTVKVVATPYVPRPELADRAYDGARARIDAVVARLRGPAAELRPLDPPPPAERALRWGGIAEPRSSFPRAAFCDAVDRAREYILAGDAFQVVLSQRFEVPQADVDPLDLYRALRVVNPSPYMFHLQFPEARVTGASPETLVRCEAGRVELRPIAGTRPRGDTPERDAELADELRADPKECAEHLMLIDLGRNDLGRVCDTGSVAVTEQMAIERYSHVMHMVSNVVGRLRPGLGWYDVLRAAFPAGTLSGAPKVRAMEIIEELEPLRRGIYGGAVGYVSYAGNLDLAIAIRTLVATGGSIYVQAGAGVVYDSEPEREYEETVAKARAVLRAVALARGEPADEGA